The Yamadazyma tenuis chromosome 2, complete sequence sequence CCTTGCTTTTTGGTTTCAATTACTTCTTTCCAAGCTGATTCCAAGTTATAGCCATTCTTGCCATCCCATTTATTAGCGTGAATCAAGTATAGATCAACGTAGTCGACACCGATTTCCTCAAAACCGGCTTTCAAAGCAGCCACAGGACCgaactttgaaaaaggTGAATACTTGGTGGTAACCCAAAGATCCTCACGGTTGACGTCAATCTCCTTAAGAGCCTTTCCGACTTCAGGTTGGGTACCATATATCTCTGCTGTGTCTAAATGATAGTAGCCTTTGTGGACGGATAATTTAAGTTGgtccaccaagatcttggagttAGAAGCGTCTGCCCTTACTAAATCCTTCCACTTGGTACCAGTACCAGTACCCAACAAGAGGGGTTTGCCTGAGACGGTTTTAAACGATGGGGATAATTCAATCTTAGTCATAGTTGTGTAATGGAAAAAAAGCGTTCTACTGAATCGATGAGTAATGTAACTGAGGAAATGGAGCCCTTTAAATAAATGCGTTTTTTTCAGACGTTGAGGTGTGGCAGATAAGGCGCGAGATAAGACGATTTACTGCCCGGTAGACCACTTGAATTGAACTAGAGGCACAGAGCAAGAGATGACAAGGTAGGTCAATGGCATGATATACTTGTTTCTGAGATCCGACCGGGGCCACTGCTGAGATAATTGGCACggttggtgaaaaatgTCAAAGGTATGTCAAAAAAGTGCCACAGCGAATTTTGTGCCGTACACCACAACCAGTATATGACTTCAATGTGgcggttgcaaaaaatgCTTATTGATATATATATATTCAATCATGGAAGACTCAAACAGTATTTAGAGGGATTTAAAGACCATTTAAGGCATCGTCCTCTTCCTGGTCAGAtggtcttttcttcaagaccAATGGCTTACCGGTAACTCTAAAGTATAAATCTTTAACATCATCAGTCATAGATTCAAAATGTGAAGTAGAGTCATAACTCTTCGAAATGAAGATTCCACTGGAAGTACCATCATCCTGGGGCTCATACAATTCGGCAATACCCATTAAAGTATCAACTCGGGAACCCAATAATTTGAAAGCTGGCTCCAACTCAACATGAGGAGTTTCGGTTTCAATAATAGTGGAAACTATGGCCAAGTAGTACCCTTTTGGCACTACACAGTGAACATCCGACACCACAGCTACGTAGATATCATGCTTTctgccaacttgattttggggAATAATCAATTGCAACGAGTCCAAGTCAGAGGTGTTGGCGACGGGGTGATCCAAAATGCACATAGCTCTAATGACTTTTTGGCCTGTCTTCTTGACTCTTTCAGGAAAATAAGTAGGGTCGGCGATGACAATTGGGGCCTTGGCTTTaccttctttggtgataacCCCAGCgaagttcttcttttcgtCGTACAAGATTTCATCGATTGGAGTTCCCAACATATAGGTACCACCATATATGGCAGACAACCTCGCAAAACCTTGAGGTAATTCACCCAATCCATACAATGGGTAAATATAAGGCGACTTTCCATACTTGGCCACCGACTGGACGTACAAAATGATTCGTTCATAGGTTGGCTTAGCAGGTTCATTCAAGTAATCATCATTGGGCCATAAGGCCATAGCGTGGCCGATGAAATCTTTCGTCCCGTTCTCTAATCTGAAATAATTATAGACTTCATTCATGGTGTTGTTATCCAAATCCAATCCTTGATGAGTGGATTTATCGTCCTCATCATATTTGGCAATAAACTCCAAGAAACCCTTCattcttctcttttcgAAAATTCCCATCAACGATGACCTGACTGCTTCCATTTCATTGGCCGGGACCTTGGCGATTCTGCCATTTCTGTACACATaacttccaccaatttgTTTGAACTCGATATATCTAGTGACATCGGTGTGAACCAAAATATTGGTCAATTCTCCATTGGACATTAAGAACTTAGGAATTAAGTCAATACACCAGTCTCTATCTCTACCGGCCAATTCAGGCTTTTGACCTGAAGGTCTGAATTTAGAGTATACCTGAGATAAGTTCAATGATGCTGATTCTCCCCCATAAAAATCTTGTTTGTCAATGTGTAAGACCTTTTTGCCTTCAACAGACAATAATCCTGACAAGATACATTCGGTCAATCCAGTACCCAAGACAATTACgtcaaattcttcatccatTCTTGATATTGATTGATGGTTATTCTCACACGGGCGTTAACTTTGCTATAAAAATCAACCCTGAGAATCCGCATTTGTGGTTTGTGGCGAGCAAGAGAAAGGCTTTCGCAACCAAGCATTGATCCATTCCAGCTTTTACTGTTATGATATATATTGGCACTAATAAAGATAAAATGTACTTATACGACGTTGTGGAAACCAGAGGATCCTTTGGCCAAACCGGCCTTTACTATCTTGGAGATTTCAGCTGGGTCAgaggtgattttggtgaagttttcaaatcCATCGTCCGTGATTaacaaatcatcttcaattctCACTCCTCCGATGTACCAGTACTTGTCCAAAACCTCTTTGTCAATGAACTTCATCTTCTCAGGGGTCTCCAAAACGTCTTTCAATAAAAAGGGGGAAAAGTAAACACCAGGTTCGTCGGTAATAACCATACCCTTTTGCAATGGTCTACGCAATCTCAAGTATTGCAACAACACATTCTCATCTTGGTAGTTGGCATATCCTCCCACATCATGGGTATCCATTCCAAGCAAGTGGCCCAAACCATGAGGGAAAAACCGAACACTGACTTTCGAGTCGTAGATGTCTTCAGCCGTGTACTCAGATTTGAAGattcccaacttcaagaactcagaaatcatcaccttATGAGCCGTCAAGTGACACTCATCCCACGAGGCACCAGGTTTGATCATGTCCATGGTGGCCTTTTGCATCTTGAGAACAATGTTGTAGATTTCCAAGTGTTCCTTAGTCCATTCACCATTAATTGGGAAACACCTGGTGACATCCGACGCATAGAGCGACCACTCACAACCAGCATCGATCAAGACCGATCTCTTCTGGGCCATTTCATCATCGTTCTTCACATAgtgaagagttgaacagTTGGGTCCACTACAGCATATAGGATCATAAGATTGGTACTTGGACCCTTGCCTTAACGCATGGTACATGAATTCAGCATGTATATGTCCTTCGTTATTCTCGATGGGAAGAGCAGACATGACTGCAAAGTGGCAGTTATCAGTCATTTTCGAGGCGTGTTTCATCAACTCGATTTCGTACTCATCCTTGATTAATCGAGACTCATCGAGAGCATAGAACAAGTCCGGGTCTCCAGCCGTCAAAGCATGACTGAAGGCTTTGTTACTGTCGTTGATATCGGTAGTGAAGATTTGGTTACTGCTTAAAGCAGCCACGTCCTTCTCCAATTCGCTGGCGTATTTAACCGTGTCGACATCAAATTTGGCGTATGCTTCATCGATAGATAATGGCATTCCTGACCACATCACATCATCGTAGTCGATTTCTGGTAAATATAACGTCAACGAATCGGAACCACAATTATATATGACATGAGCTCCTGGGATATCACAACCACTCAAGTAAAAAAAGTATCTGTTCTGTCTAAAAGGCTTGGCTTGATCAGAATACTGGTACAACACTTCTCTTTCACCACTAACGAAGAAATAGTGGCCAGCCGACTTGGCATTTggtttcttggtggtgaaatGTGAGCACACATTTCTACAATGTTGCTTTGCAGGGTACTTCTTGCCCTTCAAtgcttcaatttcttgttcaaccaTGGTTTTGTGTTGGGATAGGGAAAAGTTTTAAATTTTTGCTGCCCTCGTAAGGCTCTTTTAGTGTGAGTTGCAATGCGAAATGGGAACACAAAAAGAGATAATACCAACTAACTGGATTCGAtaaaacaacaacatcaataCATAGATGACGTAATTGAATCAAACCACCCAGTTTTGTAATAGTCTTACACAATACAAGTGCATTGATTCCAAGAGGAGTTTCATCACGTGACACTATAGGCTCGCTGATTGTTCGCGCGACTTCGATCAAATCTAACTTGCCACCAAAAGTCATATACAAATTTAACTAACATGGAGAACTTACAGAGATTGTTAGGAGCTGCCGGTGGATTTGGCCGTGCGCCCGTCGCTGCCTCTGATGGACCCGCTATAGACAATGCTGAAACCGTCTACATATCGTCAttggcattgttgaagatgttgaagcATGGTAGAGCCGGTGTGCCAATGGAAGTGATGGGGTTGATGTTGGGAGAATTCGTCGACGAGTTCACTATTCAAGTGATTGATGTGTTTGCCATGCCCCAGTCTGGTACCGGTGTTTCTGTGGAAGCGGTTGACGATGTTTTCCAAACCAAAATGATGGATATGTTGAGACAAACTGGACGGGACCAAATGGTTGTTGGATGGTATCACTCACATCCAGGGTTTGGGTGTTGGTTATCATCAGTGGATGTGAACACCCAACAGtcatttgaacaattgaacaaaaggGCCGTGGCTGTGGTGATAGATCCTATTCAGTCGGTTAAGGGTAAAGTTGTTATAGACGCATTCAGAACTATCGATACCTCCACTTTAATGATGGGCCAGGAACCAAGACAGACCACTTCTAACGTCGGTCACTTGAATAAGCCCTCGATTCAGGCATTAATTCATGGGTTGAACCGTCATTATTACTCATTGAATATTGACTACCACAAAACTTCTTACGAAACAAATATGTTATTGAACTTGCATAAGAATACTTGGCAATCAGGTTTAAAAATGAGCAACTTCGACCACCAAGACCACAAAAATTTGGAAAATACCGAAAAGATGGTCAAAGTAGCAGAGTTGTATAATCAAAGAGTAcaagaagagaaggaattgCTGGAAGAGCAATTAAAAACTAGATATGTGGGTAAACAAGACCCCAAAAAGCACTTGAGTGATACTGCAGAAATTGCTATCGAGGAGAATGTCACGTCCTTGTTGACCAGTAACATAAATAGTTTAGCCATTCAGTAGCTTCAAGAGTTAATAATCACAAGATTTTAGATGCTTCGCGTTTCAAATTGATCAGGGATAATTAAATATAGCATTATCACCACAATATTAAATTTCGTATCATGGGAGTATGTAACAGATAAGCACATCCGAAATCTTTGTGTCTCTATAAACCCCAATCAATGAGTACTAACCGGTTCCAGCTTGGAAAATTGATTCACTATTCAGCAgacttggtgttgttcTCCATCATTTTAGCTGGAATTCACAGAAACACTGGCTTAGTGTTTGATGCCTCCAACTTATCATCTGTTGATTTCCGCAGATGGTTTGCCAAGTATTTGAACTTTGGAGAAACTTGTTACGATAAACTTGTTTCgttattgaagatgtcTGGCTACTTCAAGCAAAACAATTTGATATCTGACTACTTGACAAGAGAGACAAAGAAATTTGTCGATGAGCAAGCCAAAAGAGATTGAAACTTGGCAGTTGTGGTTCTTTTGTTCTTCCTATATATAGTTTTTAAATTCCTTGTATCTATTTAATGTACCCTATAAACAGTAACCTCACACTCGCAAATTTACATCTCAAAAGCAGAGCGGTATGTTAAAGATCCCACTATTATCCTGATGATTCTAGAGAATGAGCTGTATCAATGAGATAAAAAACTCCTTAGTATGCCTAGGTGCATAGGAGTTGGAGTTATGTCAAGCTTGAGCCCATGAAAACGGGAGTAAATAATCCATGTCAACTACTAACTCATACTCAGATAAATGACAACTACTTTTGAGGAAAGATTCAAAAATGCTATTGAGTTGGAACAGAAAATCGATCTTGACCAAACAAATGTGTATCTTGAAGCATACAGTTCCAAGAAGCTAGCCAAATTGGGTCTTGCAATTGTCAATTTGGTTATTGATAATATTCGAACTGGCTTGGGAGGGAAGACCATCATAGATTTGGTGATAGATCCAGCTTTGGGGAGCGATAAGGAAATCGAACTTGGAAGCATAAGGGTTGGTGATATAGTTAAATTGGATAAAATGGCAGGACTGGGGACGAAGGAAGAGCTGAATGAAGACAATGGcaaagatgatgagttAAGCGGAGTTATTACTAGAATCAATTCCAAATCTGTGTGCATGTCAGTTGACGAAGATACCAACGATGACAAAGTTTTGAACATGTATAACAATACAGCAAGTGATAACAATAAAATGTGGATTGTCAAGTTAACCAATTCGATAACGTACAAGAGAATGATAATATCGATGAATAAACTACGTGATTTGGAGTCTAAACCTGATCTCATCCAACTTTTACTAGGTGAAACTCCATACTACTCTTATAATAATCAAAAAAAATTGAATGAGAAGgactttttcaaccaaagcCTCAACCAATCCCAGAAAGAAGCTATTGAGTTCTCCATCAACAGTCCTGTCACTATCATTCATGGTCCTCCAGGGACAGGAAAAACATTCACCATCATTGAGATAGTTCAACAGCTTGTGACCAACCACAATGAACGGGTCCTTGTTTGTGGACCTTCCAATATATCTGTCGACACGATACTTGAAAGGTTGGCCCCAACTTTCACAGAATCTTCGACTAAACGTAAAAAAAAGTCAAAAGAAGCATCAGGCCAGGTCATCCGAATTGGACACCCTGCCCGACTTCTTGGTGCCAACTTACAGCATTCCTTGGACATATTGAGTAAGGGTACCTCAAATGACATTCTTGCTGATATTGAAGGCGATATCAAAGAAACATTGActaaaatcaaaaagtgtaaaagaagagttgagaGAAAAGCTCTTTACCAAGAATTGAAACAATTTAAGAAGGAATTAAGAGGACGGGAAaagaaaatcatcaaagatcttcttgttgCATCCAAAGTGATTACTAGTACCCTTCATGGAGCTGGATCTCGAGAACTCCTTTCCGTATATGATGACAAGGTGTTTAATAAGGAGAACCCATTTTTCCACACCATAATAATCGATGAGGTATCACAATCGTTAGAGCCCCAATGTTGGATCCCTCTTATAAACCATCTTGGAATCAAAAGGCTTATCATTGCTGGGGATAATATGCAACTTCCTCCTACCATCAAAACCCTCGACTCGGCCGTCAAAATCGATAAGAAAACCACTGCAAATCTAGAAGTCACCTTGTTTGACCGGCTTGTGAAATACGTCGAGGGcaacaagtacaagaagTTGCTTGACATTCAGTACCGTATGAATGAAGAAATAATGCAGTTCCCATCTCAGGAACTATATGAAGGGAAGCTTCAAGCGTTCAAAGACAATGCTTCCATCTCACTTGTAGACCTACCCAACGTGGAAAGGGATGACGACACTGAGCTTAAGTGCATTTGGATGGACACTCAAGGAGGCGACTTCCAAGAGCAAATGAACGAAGACGAGaacaattccaagtttAACGAATATGAAGCGGCATTGGTGAATCAGCATCTCAAAAAGCTTACTCTGTTGCAGGTAGCACCCCAAGATATAGGGGTGATATCTCCGTATAATGCCCAAGTGTCTCTACTTAAGCGGATCATAAACAACCCTGCTGTTGAAATTAGTACGGTGGATGGATTCCAAGgaagagagaaagaagTGATTATTATATCTTTGGTGAGGTCGAACTCGTCAAATGAGATTGGATTTCTCAAGgagagaagaagaatgaacGTGGCAATGACTCGGCCCAAACGGCAACTTTATGTGGTGGGAGATCTAGAATTGCTCTCGGGGTCTACCGAGTATTTGAAGCATTGGTGCCAAACGGTCGAGGCCCACTATGACATTCGATATCCCGAGATCGAATATTAATAGGCAGCCGGATGAGGCCAATTATTTCACCGAATTGGAAACCCGGGAGGTTATATATCTGTTCCTATTTGAGACCTAATGGAACCTTGAACCGAAAGTTTTCTGGGCTGTGTTCTGGTGAAGCTTTTAGCGCTCGTGTTAAAAAAGTTACGATACTATTTACAAATGTATCAAAATGAACCCGAGACATGACTGGGAATGAGACGAGCATTTTTTATCAGGTGCATTCTTTCCTCTAGCGCCTACACGAATTAATAATATGTACCTTAAAAGTAAAGCGCGCCAAATGGGCCGTTATGAACTTCTCCACGAACGCGAAATAACTTCTCGTGTAGCTCCTTCTTTTTGAATAGTAGGCGATGCATCAATTGTGCAGGGAGAATTATGTGAATGAATGTAACCTAAACATTTGTATTGTACATAGAGTTAAGGTTAACCTCAAGAGGTAATGGCCAAGGATTATGAACATGTCGGCAAAGGTTAAGGTGTGTATGGGGCGATTCCAACAAGCCCATGTAGTTTAACCAAAGAAGCTACGTGCCTCTAAAAACGGCGCTTATTTTGTATATTTATACCTCAAATTCCTTGGTGGATGTGAATTTCCTTTCAAAACATTTGTATCTgttattcaagttctttaTTAATACCCCCTCCCCGGTGCTATCgttctttttctgttgTGTTCTGCTATTATCCCAAAGTAACAACATCAAGCTTCTAGCAATACTTCATTCTTTAGTATTGTCACCATCGCTCCCTACACACGTATATCCCATCCCattcattgatcttgttaGAACATCATGCAATTGTTTAACTTAGCCACCTGTTTGTCCATATTAGCCGTCATTGAAGCTGCGACACTCGTTGTGACCCAAACCGAAATAGCTACTGTCATTTTAGAAAACGGTGTTTTGTCGACCATTCTTCCCTCGTCTTCGGCCAATTCATCTTCGACTTTGAACTCGACCTCCCAATCATCCACCATCATTAATACCCCAAGTTTAGATGCCGAAATCAAGCCTGCTACTGTTTCGCCAATCACTTACACTGCTCCATCCCAAGCTCCAACCACTCTTTTGACCGTGAGCTCTTACGTTGCACCAGTGACAGtcccaacttcaaccaccCCAGCTGCTGTCACCACCCAAGCTGCTACCACTGAAGCCGCTGCTACAACCAGCTCTAGTTCCAATATTGGTGGCAGTGTAGACCAAGATTTTGCTTCGTCCATCTTGAATGCCCACAATGAAAAGAGAGCTGCTCACGGTGTTGGCTCCTTGACATGGGACGACAACCTTTACCAATATGCTGCTGCTTATGCTAGTAAATATGACTGTTCTGGTACTTTGACCCACTCTGGTGGTCAATATGGTGAAAACTTGGCAGTTGGATACTCTGATGGGGTCAGTGCCTTGGAAGCTTGGTACGATGAAGGTTCCAACTACGACTATTCCAGTGCATCTTCTTTTGACCACTTTACCCAAGTGATCTGGAAGtctaccaccaagttgggtTGTGCCAAGAAGGACTGTACTGCTGAAAACTGGGGCCAATATGTCATTTGCTCTTACGACCCAGCCGGTAATTACATTGGCgaaggaaaagaaaacttgttttctTAAAACGGTGTTACGGTGTTGGAAATGATTCATTAAAATTAGTTTGCTTTATACATGTTTGAAATATGGGTcagtttgcagccattgcAATAATACGTAGAAAGTgtagttttttttttgtggCTTTActcttgttgttggtatcAAGATAGGTTCAACTATCCTAGCTTAGTTCAACTTCTACCATCTAGGGTTTACCATTACGATAACTTTAGCCTATTCGGGTCCTGTGATCCTGGTCCTGTGATCAGATTGTCGCGAAATTTGTTCCTTGTACAACGTCGGTAAGGAGTTACAATCAAGTCCGAATAATTAACGCATCCGTGGAGATACACAGCCCATCGGGATAGACAAAAGTAAATTGATACCAGTTAGTTGTATCTAATAGTGACACATATTCAATGGTCTCCCAAAAGCCTGGAATAAATGATGAGATGCTCAACCAAAGTCCAGTCGAAGTTGATATGATTGCGGAAGAAATCGCAGGAGATTCAGAAAGAGGTGAAACAGATAAGAATGGCAAGCAGAAGAAACGAACAAACATGGCGTGTATTCGATGTAGAACACGGCATGTACGGTGTCCTGGTGGTGACCCCTGTAAAAAGTGTCAGTTAGCCAAGACCAAGTGTGAGTACGTGGAAGCAGATAAAAAGATTGTTGTTTCGATGAAATACCTCTCGAAGCTTCACGACGACATTGCCCGCCTAAAGAAAGAGAATGCTACTTTGAGGACAAATCTTAAGAATGAGGAGTTAAGGCGAACGGGTGAAAATGGTTCGAGAATAGGTAACTCATTTGAGTATCATACAAAAACCCCACACAACCAGCTTTTATTCAATGAAGTCACCAGTTCAGCGTTTAATACCGGTGAGATCATTCAGCCGTCACTTGATAAGTATGGACGGCTTATTCAATCCCGTACTGGAGAAAGAATCTATGTGGGGTCTTCTTCCATGACATTGTTTGGATTGGAAATCCAGAATATGGTACCCGCTGCTTACAGTCCTTCTAATAACGGAAATGCAGCCAATAGTCCATTATCGACCATGTCAGAATCAGGAGCGGGTGCTGACAAAAGAGAAGCTGAAGTTATGGAAAAGGAAGGAAACGCCTACAAAATTACATTGGCCAAAACTAACACTCGACCTGGactttcaatcaacttcacTTTACCTTCTTATTCATATGCCATGTTACTTGTGgacaatttcatcaattatAACGATGGATGCTTTtactttttcaatgaagGTCTAGTCAAAAGGTTTCTAATGAACTTATACTCTGGTAATActgaagaaaacaaaaagatcatGCGGAGAAACCTTAATCTTACCAAAAGATACGATGCTGATGAGAACTCAATCAAGAACGATAGAGATGATGATACGATCCTCGAAACCATGTGGTTTTGTAAGATTTTATTGATATTTGCAACTGGGGAGATGTACTTGGGTACTGAATCTGATGTTCATATCAAAACAGCTAAGCACCAGTATAAGGCCGAAAacaagaaacagaagaaagaagcaaATACAAATCGAACTTTTCCGAAGAATACTTTACCAGGTTCAGGTTATTTCTACCAAGCTTCTGAACTCTTTACTGGTTTATTTGCTTCTGGAGCTATCGACAACATTACTAAAGATGGAGGTATAGAAGTCATGTTGTTATATGCTTTCTTTCTTCAGGTTGCAGATTGCACAATTGCATCATATTTTTACTTTGGGTTGGCTTTAAGGTCAGCTTTGATCTTAGGCTGGCATGTTGACTCAGAACAAAATACGCTAGACCGGTTTGAGTTGGAACATAGAAGAAGACTTTGGTGGACAGTCTATATGTATGAAAGGATGTTGTCATCAAAAGCAGGGCTTCCCCTTAGCTTTTCAGATGATAGTGTTTCCACTGAACTCCCCAAAGATATTGATATGTCATTGGTTGATTTTCCTGCTGATGACAGCGATGTCAGAGGGTACTACATATTCCCTTCAGCTGAGTACATCAACAACTGTGTCACAATTACTCAGATCAACGCAATAATCTTATCATGCCTATATACCAAGCAACCAACTATTAATATTCTCCCAGTTGTGTCTGATTTGGTACACAGACTTatgaattggaagaacagTTTGCCcgaattcttgaagattgaTTTCCAAAGTGAGGATCTAAAGATATCCCGTTTAATAGTCAA is a genomic window containing:
- a CDS encoding DNA polymerase alpha-associated DNA helicase A (BUSCO:EOG092617S2; EggNog:ENOG503NXAX; COG:L), with the protein product MTTTFEERFKNAIELEQKIDLDQTNVYLEAYSSKKLAKLGLAIVNLVIDNIRTGLGGKTIIDLVIDPALGSDKEIELGSIRVGDIVKLDKMAGSGTKEESNEDNGKDDELSGVITRINSKSVCMSVDEDTNDDKVLNMYNNTASDNNKMWIVKLTNSITYKRMIISMNKLRDLESKPDLIQLLLGETPYYSYNNQKKLNEKDFFNQSLNQSQKEAIEFSINSPVTIIHGPPGTGKTFTIIEIVQQLVTNHNERVLVCGPSNISVDTILERLAPTFTESSTKRKKKSKEASGQVIRIGHPARLLGANLQHSLDILSKGTSNDILADIEGDIKETLTKIKKCKRRVERKALYQELKQFKKELRGREKKIIKDLLVASKVITSTLHGAGSRELLSVYDDKVFNKENPFFHTIIIDEVSQSLEPQCWIPLINHLGIKRLIIAGDNMQLPPTIKTLDSAVKIDKKTTANLEVTLFDRLVKYVEGNKYKKLLDIQYRMNEEIMQFPSQELYEGKLQAFKDNASISLVDLPNVERDDDTELKCIWMDTQGGDFQEQMNEDENNSKFNEYEAALVNQHLKKLTSLQVAPQDIGVISPYNAQVSLLKRIINNPAVEISTVDGFQGREKEVIIISLVRSNSSNEIGFLKERRRMNVAMTRPKRQLYVVGDLELLSGSTEYLKHWCQTVEAHYDIRYPEIEY
- the PUT3 gene encoding Transcriptional activator (COG:K; EggNog:ENOG503NYUZ) produces the protein MQLFNLATCLSILAVIEAATLVVTQTEIATVILENGVLSTILPSSSANSSSTLNSTSQSSTIINTPSLDAEIKPATVSPITYTAPSQAPTTLLTVSSYVAPVTVPTSTTPAAVTTQAATTEAAATTSSSSNIGGSVDQDFASSILNAHNEKRAAHGVGSLTWDDNLYQYAAAYASKYDCSGTLTHSGGQYGENLAVGYSDGVSALEAWYDEGSNYDYSSASSFDHFTQVIWKSTTKLGCAKKDCTAENWGQYVICSYDPAVVSNSDTYSMVSQKPGINDEMLNQSPVEVDMIAEEIAGDSERGETDKNGKQKKRTNMACIRCRTRHVRCPGGDPCKKCQLAKTKCEYVEADKKIVVSMKYLSKLHDDIARLKKENATLRTNLKNEELRRTGENGSRIGNSFEYHTKTPHNQLLFNEVTSSAFNTGEIIQPSLDKYGRLIQSRTGERIYVGSSSMTLFGLEIQNMVPAAYSPSNNGNAANSPLSTMSESGAGADKREAEVMEKEGNAYKITLAKTNTRPGLSINFTLPSYSYAMLLVDNFINYNDGCFYFFNEGLVKRFLMNLYSGNTEENKKIMRRNLNLTKRYDADENSIKNDRDDDTILETMWFCKILLIFATGEMYLGTESDVHIKTAKHQYKAENKKQKKEANTNRTFPKNTLPGSGYFYQASELFTGLFASGAIDNITKDGGIEVMLLYAFFLQVADCTIASYFYFGLALRSALILGWHVDSEQNTLDRFELEHRRRLWWTVYMYERMLSSKAGLPLSFSDDSVSTELPKDIDMSLVDFPADDSDVRGYYIFPSAEYINNCVTITQINAIILSCLYTKQPTINILPVVSDLVHRLMNWKNSLPEFLKIDFQSEDLKISRLIVNLMTEYFQGINLAVRPLLFHFASKKLKELQTQNNVNKYVDLSRYSKNVITLLNASFQASINTVRSIWALLPDNMVALFGWMDREYLFTSALTLILFNSSFGLHDATKEHLDHALTVFTKMKKLGNYPAAVRRAQLLKLISILDFNRVMRDLLTKHDDEGLFSTSVSPNDPEMPVEPPTLNMTNHEKTDQHQSNDSIGQNELNINNELEPLISIKFDAYDMNELETLYPKNEAEGIEGFTEFNEEQKLWHEITNDAVWLQHAPNKPASSATPGNEFNESSDDGEEMTEVLEAFDSKVTQDTPGYGDMLNHEFHDLMHG
- a CDS encoding Xaa-Pro dipeptidase (EggNog:ENOG503NUNG; COG:E; MEROPS:MER0001733) translates to MVEQEIEALKGKKYPAKQHCRNVCSHFTTKKPNAKSAGHYFFVSGEREVLYQYSDQAKPFRQNRYFFYLSGCDIPGAHVIYNCGSDSLTLYLPEIDYDDVMWSGMPLSIDEAYAKFDVDTVKYASELEKDVAALSSNQIFTTDINDSNKAFSHALTAGDPDLFYALDESRLIKDEYEIELMKHASKMTDNCHFAVMSALPIENNEGHIHAEFMYHALRQGSKYQSYDPICCSGPNCSTLHYVKNDDEMAQKRSVLIDAGCEWSLYASDVTRCFPINGEWTKEHLEIYNIVLKMQKATMDMIKPGASWDECHLTAHKVMISEFLKLGIFKSEYTAEDIYDSKVSVRFFPHGLGHLLGMDTHDVGGYANYQDENVLLQYLRLRRPLQKGMVITDEPGVYFSPFLLKDVLETPEKMKFIDKEVLDKYWYIGGVRIEDDLLITDDGFENFTKITSDPAEISKIVKAGLAKGSSGFHNVV
- the RPN11 gene encoding multicatalytic endopeptidase (BUSCO:EOG09263QB7; EggNog:ENOG503NV6C; MEROPS:MER0022005; COG:O), producing the protein MENLQRLLGAAGGFGRAPVAASDGPAIDNAETVYISSLALLKMLKHGRAGVPMEVMGLMLGEFVDEFTIQVIDVFAMPQSGTGVSVEAVDDVFQTKMMDMLRQTGRDQMVVGWYHSHPGFGCWLSSVDVNTQQSFEQLNKRAVAVVIDPIQSVKGKVVIDAFRTIDTSTLMMGQEPRQTTSNVGHLNKPSIQALIHGLNRHYYSLNIDYHKTSYETNMLLNLHKNTWQSGLKMSNFDHQDHKNLENTEKMVKVAELYNQRVQEEKELSEEQLKTRYVGKQDPKKHLSDTAEIAIEENVTSLLTTDLVLFSIILAGIHRNTGLVFDASNLSSVDFRRWFAKYLNFGETCYDKLVSLLKMSGYFKQNNLISDYLTRETKKFVDEQAKRD
- the GDI1 gene encoding Rab GDP dissociation inhibitor alpha (BUSCO:EOG09262739; EggNog:ENOG503NU8W; COG:O); its protein translation is MDEEFDVIVLGTGLTECILSGLLSVEGKKVLHIDKQDFYGGESASLNLSQVYSKFRPSGQKPELAGRDRDWCIDLIPKFLMSNGELTNILVHTDVTRYIEFKQIGGSYVYRNGRIAKVPANEMEAVRSSLMGIFEKRRMKGFLEFIAKYDEDDKSTHQGLDLDNNTMNEVYNYFRLENGTKDFIGHAMALWPNDDYLNEPAKPTYERIILYVQSVAKYGKSPYIYPLYGLGELPQGFARLSAIYGGTYMLGTPIDEILYDEKKNFAGVITKEGKAKAPIVIADPTYFPERVKKTGQKVIRAMCILDHPVANTSDLDSLQLIIPQNQVGRKHDIYVAVVSDVHCVVPKGYYLAIVSTIIETETPHVELEPAFKLLGSRVDTLMGIAELYEPQDDGTSSGIFISKSYDSTSHFESMTDDVKDLYFRVTGKPLVLKKRPSDQEEDDALNGL